One window from the genome of Verrucomicrobiota bacterium encodes:
- a CDS encoding cytochrome c biogenesis protein ResB codes for MRKRIYKLLTSVRVAVVLLALGLILVFWGTIAQVKLGLYQAQSEFFRSWLIYWQPSGSGLRIPIFPGGYLVGGLLLINLFAAHLRYYRPGFKRIGIAMIHLGVVLLLLGQFATDTLSTESFMRIREGASSNYSESNSLWELAVIDTSDPKEDKVVAIPTSLLSSGKELSDPEMPFKVRPIKFYPNSTLAAKNEGAGFELVKAENTESTEIWWRSLPKVTQMNFRDIPSGLIDLIGPGGDARTILVSGHFSRPQTITIDGKELLFEVRPTRYYKPFRLHLIDFRFDRYAGTNTPKNFSSRVRLDRADTNEDREVTIRMNEPLRYSGETFFQASYDETDEKGTVLQVVDNPGWLTPYFACVLVAAGMIWQFMSHLIGFATKRKKA; via the coding sequence ATGCGCAAACGCATCTACAAATTGTTAACTTCCGTTCGAGTCGCCGTCGTTTTACTGGCGCTCGGATTGATATTGGTTTTCTGGGGTACCATTGCGCAGGTGAAGCTTGGGCTTTACCAGGCGCAGAGTGAATTCTTCCGCAGCTGGTTGATTTATTGGCAACCTTCGGGTTCGGGGCTTCGTATCCCTATCTTTCCCGGCGGCTATCTTGTTGGCGGATTGTTGCTCATCAATCTATTCGCCGCCCACCTGCGTTATTACAGACCAGGGTTCAAGCGCATCGGCATCGCAATGATTCATTTGGGTGTCGTGTTATTGCTGCTCGGGCAGTTTGCAACGGACACGCTTTCAACCGAAAGTTTCATGCGGATACGCGAAGGGGCTTCGTCCAATTATTCAGAATCGAACAGTCTTTGGGAACTGGCGGTGATTGATACCTCGGATCCGAAAGAGGATAAGGTGGTGGCCATTCCCACCAGTTTGCTCAGCAGCGGTAAAGAACTGTCCGATCCTGAGATGCCGTTCAAGGTTCGCCCCATAAAGTTTTATCCCAATTCGACGCTTGCCGCCAAGAATGAGGGTGCCGGATTTGAATTGGTAAAAGCGGAAAATACAGAGAGCACAGAAATCTGGTGGCGCAGCCTGCCCAAGGTGACACAAATGAACTTTCGGGATATACCGTCCGGCCTCATCGACCTGATCGGGCCCGGCGGCGATGCGCGAACCATTCTGGTGTCCGGGCATTTTTCGCGACCCCAAACCATCACGATTGACGGTAAGGAACTTCTGTTTGAGGTGCGCCCAACACGTTATTATAAACCATTCCGCCTGCATCTGATTGACTTTCGATTCGACCGCTATGCGGGAACCAACACGCCAAAGAACTTCTCCAGCCGAGTGAGGTTGGACCGAGCGGACACGAACGAAGATCGCGAGGTCACCATACGCATGAACGAACCGCTCCGTTATTCCGGTGAAACATTTTTTCAAGCCTCCTATGACGAGACCGACGAGAAGGGGACGGTGTTGCAAGTGGTCGACAACCCCGGATGGCTAACCCCGTACTTCGCTTGTGTGCTTGTAGCTGCGGGCATGATTTGGCAATTTATGTCGCACTTGATCGGTTTCGCCACCAAACGGAAAAAAGCATGA
- a CDS encoding DUF2281 domain-containing protein, with the protein MTKNTQLLIEEIKSAPENVQKEVLDFLLFLKSKTNSDSEKTDDLLPLAQSAWAADWDSPKEDEAWRDL; encoded by the coding sequence ATGACTAAAAACACCCAACTTCTGATCGAGGAAATCAAGTCAGCACCGGAGAACGTTCAAAAGGAGGTTCTCGACTTCCTGCTTTTCCTGAAGTCCAAAACGAATTCGGATTCGGAAAAGACGGATGACTTGCTGCCACTGGCGCAATCCGCCTGGGCCGCCGATTGGGACTCTCCGAAGGAAGATGAAGCATGGCGCGATTTGTAA
- a CDS encoding cyclase family protein — MKAVFKSYNTTLIALLAVIFQTAHAGDSGTKQWVKGQGWGWVWGPENEIGALNEMTDESMQAALSLATNGKINDLGVIYDRDHSVWPGHSPAEEASFSSPEGVKRQADFPSAIICTAWHSCALFTNDDGAAQIDDLRHSVESEDNRENNDLKESDLGDDSGVRKFDATTIPKIVARGVLIDVADYKGVAALPPHYGITIVDIKGALNKQGTMLLPGDVVLIRTGAIQYWSDPLDREKLADHDTAGLLYESARWLVEERGAMLIGSDTSGLEYRPAPEDAVAYQKKHESFMPVHDYLLTQQGVHIGELYYLEDLAADKAYEFCYICPSANTPETTRGSTPRPIAMR, encoded by the coding sequence ATGAAAGCTGTATTCAAATCCTACAACACCACGTTGATTGCCTTGTTGGCCGTTATTTTTCAAACAGCCCACGCAGGCGACTCAGGCACAAAACAATGGGTAAAAGGACAAGGCTGGGGCTGGGTCTGGGGTCCGGAGAATGAAATCGGAGCGCTCAATGAAATGACGGACGAGAGCATGCAGGCCGCATTGAGTTTAGCAACGAATGGAAAAATCAATGACCTCGGCGTGATCTACGACCGTGACCATTCTGTCTGGCCAGGTCACAGTCCTGCGGAAGAGGCGAGTTTTAGTTCACCGGAGGGCGTTAAGCGACAAGCCGATTTTCCGTCTGCGATAATCTGTACGGCCTGGCACAGTTGTGCCCTGTTTACTAACGACGACGGAGCAGCTCAAATCGATGATCTCCGACACTCGGTTGAAAGTGAAGATAACCGCGAGAATAACGATTTAAAAGAATCCGATTTGGGAGACGATTCGGGCGTTCGTAAATTCGATGCGACCACTATTCCAAAAATAGTTGCCCGGGGGGTTCTAATTGATGTGGCTGACTACAAGGGCGTAGCCGCGCTTCCACCTCACTACGGAATCACTATAGTGGACATAAAAGGTGCGCTCAATAAACAAGGTACGATGCTACTGCCCGGAGACGTGGTGCTGATTCGTACTGGAGCGATACAATATTGGTCAGATCCCCTGGATCGTGAAAAACTCGCAGATCACGATACCGCAGGCCTTCTTTACGAAAGCGCGAGATGGCTGGTTGAGGAACGAGGTGCCATGCTTATCGGCAGTGACACCAGCGGCCTGGAATACCGTCCCGCCCCCGAAGATGCAGTCGCTTATCAGAAAAAGCATGAATCGTTCATGCCGGTACACGACTACCTGCTCACGCAACAAGGCGTCCATATTGGCGAACTTTACTACCTGGAAGATTTAGCCGCCGATAAAGCCTACGAGTTTTGTTACATATGTCCCTCCGCCAACACGCCTGAAACGACACGCGGATCAACGCCGCGTCCGATAGCAATGAGGTAA
- a CDS encoding DUF1552 domain-containing protein, which yields MPNLLTSRGISRRNFLRGAGLTLALPWMESIPTYAVESGKRIAAASAGQAPIRFGCLFFSNGVEPAHWWAKQTTDGMDIGPGLAPMKPFTEDFTFIRGLFNQKAVEHDSAHQGRTTNLLSGAWVSKDQSEIRVGETMDQVMAKQIGRESVIPSLVVGIEPTELRLEDGLSMIYGSNISWSTDTKPSMKEIYPSRVFDLLVGRGDRELDRSVLDEVLADANYLKTRVAYSDKQKLTDYLDSIRDIETRLDNAAKEHRLEGWRPSISEPNMERPAETLPQNIPDHMKLMLDLIVLAFQMNKTRIATCMLNNDLSQMNFGFLEHVKGSLHLDLTHNGRDPELEAMYLKTNQFHTEQCAYLLGRMKDIDEGGQSLLDNSMLMFCSNFFDGDLHQADHMPIILAGKGGGTLQPGRVLDFKEEDNSNRRACSLYLSLMDRMGVELPRFGDTTRRLAGI from the coding sequence ATGCCGAACCTGCTGACATCACGAGGAATTTCCCGCCGAAACTTTTTGCGGGGTGCAGGGCTTACCTTGGCACTTCCCTGGATGGAGTCTATTCCCACTTATGCGGTGGAATCAGGTAAACGGATTGCCGCCGCTTCCGCTGGTCAGGCACCGATTCGCTTTGGTTGTCTCTTTTTCTCAAATGGCGTAGAGCCGGCGCATTGGTGGGCGAAGCAAACAACTGACGGAATGGACATCGGTCCGGGTTTGGCTCCGATGAAACCCTTTACCGAAGATTTCACTTTCATACGCGGTCTTTTTAACCAGAAGGCCGTCGAACATGACAGTGCCCATCAGGGACGAACTACCAACCTGCTTTCCGGCGCCTGGGTCAGCAAAGACCAGAGCGAAATTCGGGTCGGCGAGACGATGGACCAGGTGATGGCCAAACAGATCGGGCGCGAATCGGTGATCCCCAGTCTGGTGGTCGGAATAGAGCCGACAGAACTGCGTCTGGAGGATGGGCTCTCCATGATTTACGGTTCCAACATTTCCTGGAGCACCGACACCAAGCCAAGCATGAAGGAGATTTACCCCTCAAGGGTGTTCGATTTGTTGGTGGGTAGAGGAGATCGTGAGTTGGATCGCAGCGTTCTCGACGAAGTGCTGGCCGATGCAAATTATTTAAAAACCCGTGTCGCATATTCCGATAAACAAAAATTAACCGATTACCTGGACTCCATTCGTGATATTGAAACCCGATTAGATAATGCGGCCAAGGAACACCGGTTGGAGGGTTGGCGTCCCTCAATAAGTGAGCCCAATATGGAACGGCCAGCTGAAACCTTGCCTCAAAACATACCGGACCACATGAAGCTGATGTTGGACCTGATTGTTTTAGCCTTCCAGATGAACAAGACACGGATCGCAACCTGCATGCTGAACAACGACCTTTCTCAGATGAACTTCGGTTTCCTCGAACATGTTAAAGGTAGCCTCCACCTTGACCTCACTCACAACGGACGCGATCCGGAACTCGAGGCGATGTATTTAAAAACCAATCAATTCCATACCGAACAGTGTGCTTATCTCCTCGGGCGCATGAAAGACATCGATGAGGGAGGTCAGTCCTTGCTCGACAATTCGATGCTGATGTTTTGCTCCAACTTCTTTGATGGTGACCTTCATCAGGCCGACCACATGCCCATTATTCTCGCTGGGAAAGGTGGTGGTACTCTGCAGCCCGGTCGGGTCCTCGATTTCAAGGAGGAGGACAACAGCAACCGAAGGGCCTGTAGCTTGTACCTCTCTCTCATGGATCGAATGGGAGTTGAGCTGCCGAGGTTTGGAGACACCACACGCCGCCTGGCTGGTATTTGA